From the genome of Thermodesulfobacteriota bacterium, one region includes:
- a CDS encoding DNA-binding protein, with product MRRAVTLLVILSVVSLLVATETFAQRGMRWRGSGGWAAEGRYGRMYDPKTVETISGEVVSVDKITPMKGMSYGVHLMIKTDKETVSVHLGPGWYIGKQDVKIEPKDKVEVTGSRITFGGKPAIIAAEVKKGEEVLKLRDENGLPAWCGWRRR from the coding sequence ATGAGACGGGCAGTAACCTTATTAGTAATACTTTCGGTCGTCAGTCTTTTAGTTGCAACAGAGACCTTTGCCCAGCGCGGTATGCGGTGGAGGGGCAGCGGCGGCTGGGCAGCAGAAGGCAGATATGGCCGCATGTACGACCCCAAAACGGTGGAGACCATCAGCGGAGAGGTGGTCAGCGTGGATAAAATCACACCGATGAAGGGTATGTCTTATGGCGTACATCTGATGATAAAAACAGACAAGGAAACCGTTTCTGTCCATCTGGGGCCGGGGTGGTACATAGGAAAACAGGACGTAAAGATTGAGCCAAAGGACAAGGTTGAGGTTACAGGCTCCAGGATTACCTTTGGAGGAAAACCGGCCATCATTGCGGCCGAGGTTAAAAAAGGAGAAGAAGTCCTGAAGCTTCGGGATGAAAATGGCCTTCCGGCCTGGTGTGGATGGAGGCGCCGATAG
- a CDS encoding ASKHA domain-containing protein: MLPGQNKISNKDLDPGVKKLYLNLPLPSLKDNTGDIDRLRRALQAGQGLKSVRIPYGLIGFSSRVMREASFRVTATVVREGEEWELLDISPGDTTKDFFGLALDLGTTRMVGALVDLRTGKVLSEHSMDNPQIRYGADILTRIHYAHDPNGLKELTAVVREGIGKMVAQLAAKAGVQTGSIYSMTVAGNTAMTHLFMGLDPSSMPREPYIPLVNRPDPAPARELDIPIHPNARVFIFPNVGSYFGGDLIAGILASGLARRNEVSILVDVGTNAEVVLGNSDWLMACAGAAGPALEGGVAQMGMTAGDGAIDRVSLDRNTLRPVYSVIGRVAPLGICGSGLIDLAADLFSVGLLDRRGKFVPERDPSRFKETTSGLAYILVPGLETATGEELVLTQVDVDILLRSKAAMYTILATIIDSVGLRFQDLAHFYVAGTFGNYIDPVKAITLGMLPDLPLERYIPLGNSSLTGALQALCNFSLREEARRLCDRITYIEMNVNAEFMQRFSAARFIPHTDRSLFPSVSVP, from the coding sequence ATGCTGCCCGGTCAGAATAAAATATCAAACAAAGATTTGGATCCCGGGGTCAAGAAGCTATACCTGAACCTTCCTCTCCCCAGTTTAAAGGATAATACCGGGGATATTGACCGGCTGCGGCGAGCGCTGCAAGCCGGGCAGGGCCTTAAGTCCGTCCGGATACCCTACGGCCTGATAGGGTTTTCTTCTCGTGTCATGCGAGAGGCCTCTTTCCGGGTGACGGCCACGGTGGTCAGAGAAGGAGAAGAATGGGAGCTTCTGGATATCAGCCCCGGTGATACTACAAAGGATTTTTTCGGCCTGGCCCTGGATCTGGGGACAACCCGGATGGTGGGCGCGCTGGTGGACTTGAGGACAGGAAAGGTCCTTTCCGAACACTCCATGGACAACCCCCAGATTCGATATGGAGCCGACATTCTTACCCGTATCCATTATGCCCACGACCCGAACGGCCTCAAGGAGTTGACCGCCGTGGTGCGGGAAGGGATCGGCAAAATGGTCGCCCAACTGGCCGCTAAAGCAGGGGTGCAGACCGGGAGTATCTATTCTATGACTGTGGCCGGGAACACGGCCATGACCCACCTTTTTATGGGTTTGGACCCAAGCTCTATGCCCCGGGAACCTTATATCCCTCTGGTGAACCGCCCCGATCCGGCGCCGGCCAGAGAACTGGATATCCCCATCCATCCTAATGCCCGAGTTTTCATTTTCCCTAATGTGGGAAGCTATTTTGGCGGCGACCTCATCGCCGGAATCCTGGCATCAGGTCTGGCCCGCCGGAACGAGGTCTCTATCCTGGTGGATGTGGGCACCAATGCCGAGGTGGTTCTGGGAAATAGCGACTGGCTCATGGCCTGCGCCGGTGCAGCCGGTCCGGCTCTCGAGGGAGGGGTGGCTCAGATGGGCATGACCGCCGGCGACGGGGCCATCGACCGGGTAAGTTTGGACCGTAACACCTTAAGACCCGTTTACTCGGTGATCGGCAGGGTGGCTCCCTTGGGGATATGTGGATCCGGGCTCATTGACCTGGCGGCTGATCTCTTCTCCGTGGGACTATTGGATCGGCGGGGAAAGTTTGTCCCGGAGCGAGACCCTTCCCGCTTCAAGGAGACCACATCCGGACTGGCCTACATCCTGGTTCCGGGGCTGGAGACGGCCACAGGGGAGGAGCTGGTTTTAACTCAGGTGGATGTGGATATCCTTTTACGCTCCAAGGCCGCCATGTACACCATACTGGCCACTATTATTGATTCCGTGGGCCTCCGCTTCCAGGATCTGGCCCATTTCTATGTAGCTGGAACCTTCGGGAACTACATCGATCCGGTAAAGGCCATTACCCTGGGGATGCTTCCGGATTTGCCCCTCGAACGGTATATCCCTTTAGGGAATAGCTCTCTGACCGGGGCCTTACAGGCCCTCTGCAATTTTTCATTGCGGGAGGAGGCCCGGCGCCTTTGCGACCGTATCACCTATATCGAGATGAACGTCAATGCTGAATTCATGCAGAGATTCAGCGCCGCCCGCTTTATCCCCCATACCGACCGCAGCCTGTTCCCCTCAGTTTCTGTCCCTTGA
- the kdpA gene encoding potassium-transporting ATPase subunit KdpA, translating to MNIYEWLQAILLFVVLLTLTKPFGAFMARVYKGERTVLTHVLRPVENLLYRICGVNRDAEMDWKEYAFAMLIFSFVSFAALFGILMFHGFLPLNPQKFPAFSWHLALNTAMSFVTNTNWQAYSGELVASYFTQMAGLAVQNFASAAAGMAIVIVLIRGLARRQATSLGNFWVDLTRGTLYILLPLSLIAAVFLVSQGVIQNFSPYKKVSLLQPTSYEKSKPDDKGNPLENVSGQPVIEKVMVKEVTVPMGPVASQEAIKELGTNGGGFFNANSSHPYENPTPLSNIVEIFLILLIPAGLTYTFGSMVGSPRQGWALFAAMLIMLVLATGVLYWAENSGNPLVAGLGVRGGNMEGKEVRFGLGGSVLWATATTGTSCGAVNTMHDSLTPVGGMVPMMLILLSEVVFGGVGSGLYTMLAFVVIAVFVAGLMIGRTPEYLGKKIEVREMWMSILTVLTSGLAVLFFSALAFLVPSAVASMANPGAHGLSEVLYAFASASNNNGSAFAGLNANTVFYNVTTAVAMCLGRFVPAVAVLAMAGSLAEKKYVPPSLGTLPTDQAPFVLWLVLVIMIVGALTFFPALAMGPIAEQLTMLGGK from the coding sequence ATGAATATATACGAATGGCTGCAAGCGATACTTCTTTTTGTCGTTCTACTGACCTTAACAAAGCCGTTTGGCGCTTTCATGGCCAGGGTTTACAAGGGGGAGCGGACCGTTCTCACTCATGTCTTGCGACCGGTTGAAAACCTCCTGTACCGTATCTGCGGAGTGAACAGGGACGCGGAGATGGACTGGAAGGAATATGCCTTCGCCATGCTGATTTTTAGCTTTGTTTCATTCGCGGCACTCTTTGGCATACTGATGTTCCATGGATTTTTGCCTCTCAATCCGCAGAAATTCCCGGCATTCTCCTGGCATCTGGCGCTCAATACCGCGATGAGCTTTGTAACCAATACCAACTGGCAGGCATACAGCGGTGAATTGGTTGCCAGCTATTTTACCCAGATGGCGGGACTCGCGGTGCAAAACTTCGCGTCCGCTGCTGCCGGCATGGCGATTGTGATCGTCCTTATTCGCGGCTTGGCGCGGCGGCAGGCCACCTCTCTCGGCAATTTCTGGGTGGACCTGACCCGGGGTACCCTGTATATCCTCCTGCCGCTGTCCCTTATCGCCGCGGTCTTTCTGGTATCTCAGGGGGTAATCCAGAACTTCAGCCCTTATAAAAAAGTGTCGCTTTTACAGCCGACTAGTTATGAAAAGTCGAAGCCGGATGATAAGGGGAATCCTCTGGAGAATGTTTCCGGCCAGCCTGTCATCGAGAAAGTGATGGTGAAAGAGGTTACGGTCCCCATGGGCCCGGTCGCCTCGCAGGAGGCGATAAAGGAGCTTGGGACCAACGGCGGTGGATTCTTTAACGCCAACTCATCCCACCCGTATGAAAACCCGACGCCGCTCTCCAACATCGTGGAGATTTTCTTGATCCTCCTTATCCCGGCAGGCCTGACCTACACCTTCGGCAGCATGGTCGGAAGTCCCAGACAGGGATGGGCGCTTTTTGCGGCCATGCTGATCATGCTGGTTCTGGCTACCGGCGTCCTGTACTGGGCGGAAAATAGCGGTAATCCCCTTGTGGCCGGGCTAGGGGTCCGGGGAGGGAACATGGAAGGGAAGGAGGTCCGGTTCGGGCTCGGAGGCTCCGTTCTCTGGGCCACAGCTACTACCGGTACTTCCTGCGGCGCGGTCAATACCATGCACGATTCCCTCACCCCAGTCGGCGGGATGGTCCCGATGATGCTCATCCTCCTAAGCGAAGTGGTCTTTGGCGGAGTGGGCTCAGGGCTCTATACTATGCTTGCCTTCGTGGTCATCGCGGTCTTTGTGGCCGGGCTCATGATCGGGCGGACACCCGAGTACCTGGGTAAAAAGATCGAGGTGCGCGAGATGTGGATGTCGATCCTGACGGTCCTCACCTCCGGGCTGGCAGTGCTTTTCTTCTCGGCCCTGGCTTTCCTCGTCCCTTCAGCAGTCGCTTCCATGGCCAACCCCGGCGCCCACGGGCTTTCAGAGGTGCTTTATGCCTTTGCCTCCGCTTCGAATAACAACGGCAGCGCCTTTGCCGGACTGAATGCCAACACGGTCTTCTACAATGTGACAACCGCTGTCGCCATGTGTCTCGGCCGTTTTGTTCCGGCCGTCGCGGTCCTGGCCATGGCCGGCTCGCTTGCGGAAAAGAAGTATGTTCCCCCCAGTCTTGGCACCCTCCCTACCGATCAGGCCCCGTTCGTCCTCTGGCTCGTGCTGGTTATCATGATCGTCGGCGCCCTGACCTTTTTCCCGGCCCTGGCTATGGGACCGATTGCCGAACAACTGACCATGCTGGGAGGTAAGTAA
- the kdpB gene encoding potassium-transporting ATPase subunit KdpB produces MTKRTTQPTSVFDPALMRSALVDSLKKLDPRALWRNPVMFAVEVSSIITLITFIMSLTGATREPVWFTGMVSLWLWMTVLFATFAEALAEGRGKARAASLRKTRTEIMAKRLKKPEFGGEYETLPANQLRKGDCILVEAGDLVAGDGEVVLGAALVNEAAVTGESAPVVRESGGDRSAVTGGTKVIANSIIVRVTANPGETFLDRMISLIEGAKRRKTPNEIALEVLLVALTFVFLLVVANMSPLSIYSARASGHGSPVSLTVLVALFVCLAPTTIAALLPAIGIAGMDRLFQKNVIATSGRAIEAAGDVNVLLLDKTGTITLGNREAVEFVPLGGQSGQKLAEAALMASLADETPEGRSVVVLAKQKYGLRLEALPAGSQAVPFSADTRLSGVNIGDKVYRKGAADSVIAFVRNLGGKAIPNDLKTAVDRIAHAGATPLVVCCNTEILGVINLKDILKGGIQERFQRLRSMGIKTVMITGDNPLTAAAIAAEAQVDDFLAQAKPEDKLRLIQENQQAGYMVAMTGDGTNDAPALAQADVAVAMNTGTQPAREAANIIDLDSNPTKLLDIVEIGKQILMTRGNLTTFSISNDVAKYFAIIPASLVSIYPQLGVLNIMRLASPFSAILSAVIFNAVIIPLLIPLALKGTRYRPMPAEKLLIYNLLIYGLGGMIAPFMGIKALDLVIGLFA; encoded by the coding sequence ATGACCAAACGCACTACGCAACCGACTTCGGTTTTTGACCCTGCACTGATGCGCTCGGCCCTGGTCGACTCTTTGAAGAAACTCGATCCGCGTGCCCTTTGGCGCAATCCGGTCATGTTCGCTGTAGAGGTGAGCAGCATAATTACGCTGATTACCTTTATTATGTCGTTGACGGGAGCGACCAGGGAGCCGGTCTGGTTCACCGGCATGGTCTCCCTCTGGCTCTGGATGACGGTTCTCTTCGCCACCTTTGCCGAGGCCCTGGCCGAAGGGCGGGGGAAGGCCCGCGCCGCATCGCTAAGGAAAACCCGCACCGAGATCATGGCCAAGCGTCTGAAAAAACCGGAATTCGGCGGCGAGTACGAGACACTGCCCGCAAATCAGTTGCGGAAAGGTGACTGTATTCTCGTGGAGGCAGGCGATCTGGTTGCCGGTGACGGCGAAGTCGTCCTCGGCGCCGCACTGGTGAACGAGGCTGCCGTGACCGGCGAATCGGCTCCGGTAGTGCGGGAATCCGGAGGAGACCGGAGCGCCGTGACCGGCGGCACCAAGGTCATCGCCAATTCCATTATCGTCCGCGTGACCGCCAACCCCGGGGAGACTTTTCTCGACCGCATGATCTCCCTGATTGAAGGGGCCAAGCGCCGCAAGACCCCTAACGAGATAGCCCTCGAGGTGCTCCTAGTGGCCTTGACTTTCGTCTTTCTGCTGGTGGTGGCGAACATGAGTCCGCTCTCGATCTATAGTGCCAGGGCGTCTGGACACGGGTCCCCGGTCTCGCTGACCGTACTGGTGGCTCTCTTTGTCTGCCTGGCGCCGACCACCATTGCCGCGCTCCTGCCCGCCATCGGCATTGCCGGCATGGACCGCCTCTTTCAGAAGAACGTCATTGCGACGTCCGGACGTGCCATTGAAGCAGCCGGCGACGTCAATGTGCTTCTCCTCGATAAGACCGGCACCATCACGCTCGGAAACCGGGAAGCGGTGGAGTTCGTGCCGTTAGGGGGACAAAGCGGACAGAAACTGGCTGAGGCGGCCCTGATGGCGTCTTTGGCCGACGAAACCCCGGAAGGACGCAGCGTCGTGGTATTGGCAAAACAGAAGTACGGCCTTAGACTGGAGGCGCTTCCCGCAGGCAGCCAGGCCGTTCCTTTCAGCGCCGATACCCGCTTAAGCGGAGTGAACATCGGGGACAAGGTGTATCGCAAGGGGGCGGCCGATTCCGTCATCGCCTTTGTGCGGAATTTGGGTGGAAAGGCGATCCCGAATGACTTGAAGACCGCGGTCGACAGGATCGCCCATGCCGGGGCCACACCGCTCGTGGTTTGCTGCAACACCGAGATCCTCGGGGTCATCAATCTCAAGGACATCCTGAAGGGAGGCATCCAGGAGCGTTTCCAGCGATTGCGCAGCATGGGGATCAAGACTGTGATGATCACCGGCGACAATCCTTTGACTGCTGCCGCCATCGCCGCCGAGGCCCAGGTGGACGACTTTCTGGCCCAGGCCAAGCCGGAGGACAAGTTGCGCCTGATCCAGGAGAACCAGCAGGCCGGCTATATGGTGGCCATGACCGGCGACGGCACCAACGACGCCCCGGCTCTGGCCCAGGCGGATGTGGCAGTGGCCATGAATACCGGCACGCAACCGGCCCGTGAGGCTGCCAATATTATTGATCTCGACAGCAATCCGACCAAGCTCTTGGACATCGTGGAGATCGGCAAGCAGATCCTGATGACGCGCGGCAATTTGACTACCTTCAGCATTTCAAACGATGTGGCAAAATATTTTGCCATCATTCCTGCCTCGCTCGTCTCGATCTACCCGCAATTGGGAGTGCTGAATATCATGCGGCTGGCCAGCCCCTTCAGCGCCATTTTATCAGCGGTCATCTTCAACGCCGTTATCATTCCGCTCCTGATCCCGCTGGCACTGAAGGGGACCAGGTATCGTCCCATGCCGGCCGAAAAGCTCCTGATTTACAATCTGCTCATCTACGGCCTCGGCGGGATGATTGCACCGTTCATGGGGATAAAAGCGCTTGATCTTGTGATCGGACTATTTGCATGA
- the kdpC gene encoding potassium-transporting ATPase subunit KdpC encodes MKDIKSAILLLIALTILLGGIYPAVVTGIASAVFPKQAGGSFITAQNGQAVGSALIGQPFSDPKYFWPRPSATSDFGYNPAASGGSNLGPTNPDLIKKVGDRVRALREAGISGDVPSDLVMASASGIDPHITPESATMQIPRVARMRKMTEEELNNLVAAHTEGRQLGFLGAPRVNVVMLNLALDKLAK; translated from the coding sequence ATGAAGGACATTAAATCCGCTATCCTGCTGTTAATTGCCCTTACCATACTCCTGGGAGGCATCTATCCTGCTGTTGTCACCGGCATTGCCTCGGCGGTCTTTCCAAAACAGGCCGGAGGCAGTTTTATTACGGCCCAAAACGGACAGGCCGTCGGCTCCGCTCTGATCGGGCAACCTTTTTCCGACCCGAAATATTTCTGGCCCCGCCCCTCGGCCACGAGTGACTTCGGTTACAATCCCGCCGCTTCCGGCGGCTCCAATCTCGGTCCCACTAATCCTGACTTGATCAAGAAGGTAGGTGATCGTGTCAGAGCCCTTCGTGAGGCGGGAATCTCCGGCGATGTCCCTTCGGACTTGGTAATGGCCTCGGCGAGCGGGATCGATCCGCATATCACGCCGGAGTCCGCGACGATGCAGATTCCCCGTGTCGCCCGGATGCGCAAGATGACCGAAGAAGAGCTGAACAACCTCGTCGCCGCCCATACCGAAGGCCGCCAGTTGGGCTTTCTGGGAGCGCCGCGAGTGAATGTGGTTATGCTGAATCTGGCATTGGATAAGCTGGCGAAATGA
- a CDS encoding sensor histidine kinase KdpD, whose product MTNNDDDKRPSPEALLKLAQAEEAEKGRGKLSIFLGYAAGVGKTYAMLEAAQRRKREGRDVVAAYLETHGRPETDALLEGLEVIPKARIEYMGVLLPEMDTDAVLARHPQIALVDELAHTNAPGSRHEKRWQDVEELLVAGIDVYTTVNIQHFESLNDVVAQITGVKVRETVPDRLLDEAVEIRLVDIPPEDLLQRLREGKVYIPEQAALAAEEFFKPGNLMALRELSLRRAAARVDDQMRAYMESRSIHGPWPAAERLLVCVSGSPFSERLIRTTRRLADEMKAPWHALYIETPGIGKQVTENREQVWHDLRLAESLGAQVAQVTATTVAEAVVDYAVRHNITRIVIGKPRKPRWREFLHPPLVDQIIRLSGTIDVYVVSITPAEKSPDAGIVGMKRPVFWSGYLNSLALVAAASLVCELVRRFLAPTNLVMIYLLAVVLAAIRLGLRPAIMAAFLSVLAFDFFFVPPKFTFSVADTEYLITFLGLFAVGVVISTLVAKARERAETIREREAQTASLYYLSRDLAAAADIDSILDAAIKNIGESLNARVAILLSEGERLKIRAANQDIHLDMKELAVAEWVFRNRQAAGRGTETLRSAGLLCLPLQTSASMLGVLGVEFKDDRDYASPQSRRLLEAFAAQTTLAIERVRLVKQAEQSEILQARESLERALLNSVSHDLRTPLVSITGALGTIRDKGEQLNAEARKELLDAAWEEAARLNRFVGNLLDMTRLEAGAIKLKEEPCDVQDVVGCALAALEKQLGSRRIDVRLQSGLPLVKMDMALMTQVLVNLLDNALKYSPPESSIEIAARVDGPLLKIEVSDRGPGVPDSDLKRIFDKFYRIPVPEGARGTGLGLSICRAIVEVHGGTIRAENRAEGGLRVIITLTVNH is encoded by the coding sequence ATGACGAACAATGATGATGACAAACGCCCCTCTCCTGAGGCACTGCTGAAGCTTGCCCAGGCTGAAGAGGCCGAGAAGGGACGGGGCAAGCTCAGTATCTTTCTCGGCTATGCCGCCGGGGTGGGAAAGACCTATGCCATGCTGGAGGCCGCTCAAAGGCGGAAACGCGAAGGGCGGGACGTAGTGGCGGCATATCTTGAGACGCACGGCCGTCCCGAAACTGATGCGCTTCTGGAAGGACTGGAGGTCATTCCCAAGGCTCGGATTGAGTACATGGGGGTGCTCCTCCCGGAGATGGATACTGACGCAGTACTGGCCAGACATCCCCAGATCGCACTTGTGGATGAGCTGGCCCATACTAATGCCCCCGGATCTCGTCACGAAAAGCGCTGGCAGGACGTGGAGGAGCTTCTTGTAGCCGGGATCGATGTCTATACCACGGTCAATATCCAGCATTTCGAGAGCCTGAACGATGTCGTAGCGCAAATTACCGGGGTAAAGGTGCGGGAGACCGTCCCAGACCGCCTCCTTGATGAGGCGGTTGAGATTCGACTCGTTGATATTCCCCCCGAAGATCTACTCCAGCGCTTGCGAGAAGGAAAGGTTTACATTCCCGAGCAGGCTGCCCTGGCCGCAGAGGAGTTTTTCAAGCCGGGCAACCTCATGGCGCTGCGCGAACTCTCATTGCGCCGTGCGGCCGCCCGCGTAGACGATCAGATGCGGGCCTATATGGAGTCACGCTCCATTCACGGCCCCTGGCCGGCAGCGGAGCGGCTTCTTGTCTGCGTCAGCGGGAGTCCCTTCAGCGAACGGCTGATCCGCACGACCCGCCGTCTGGCGGACGAAATGAAGGCCCCCTGGCACGCGCTCTACATCGAAACCCCCGGCATCGGCAAACAAGTCACAGAAAACCGCGAACAGGTCTGGCACGACCTCCGGCTGGCCGAAAGCCTCGGCGCGCAAGTGGCGCAAGTTACGGCGACTACCGTAGCCGAAGCAGTCGTTGACTACGCCGTCAGACACAACATTACAAGAATTGTCATCGGCAAACCGCGCAAACCACGCTGGCGGGAATTCCTCCACCCACCTCTCGTGGACCAGATTATTCGCCTCAGCGGGACGATTGACGTCTATGTCGTCAGTATAACCCCTGCCGAAAAGAGTCCCGATGCGGGCATTGTAGGGATGAAAAGACCGGTTTTCTGGTCCGGATACCTGAACAGCTTGGCTCTGGTTGCGGCAGCCTCGCTGGTATGCGAGCTGGTTCGCCGCTTTCTTGCTCCGACTAATTTGGTTATGATCTACCTACTTGCAGTGGTCCTGGCGGCTATTCGCCTTGGGCTTAGACCGGCGATCATGGCGGCGTTTCTGAGCGTTTTAGCATTTGATTTCTTTTTCGTGCCGCCCAAGTTTACCTTCAGCGTTGCCGATACGGAGTATCTGATCACCTTCTTGGGGCTTTTTGCGGTAGGCGTGGTCATCAGTACCCTTGTGGCAAAGGCCCGCGAACGCGCCGAGACTATCCGGGAACGGGAAGCTCAGACGGCAAGTCTCTACTACCTGAGCCGTGACCTGGCCGCTGCCGCGGATATCGACTCTATCCTGGACGCCGCTATCAAGAATATCGGGGAGAGTCTTAATGCCCGTGTGGCCATCCTTCTCTCAGAGGGCGAGCGGTTAAAAATAAGGGCCGCAAATCAGGACATACACCTTGATATGAAAGAGCTGGCAGTAGCCGAATGGGTTTTTCGGAACCGTCAAGCTGCGGGGCGCGGGACTGAAACCCTTAGATCAGCAGGCTTACTCTGTTTGCCCTTACAGACCTCAGCCAGTATGCTGGGAGTTTTAGGGGTGGAATTTAAGGATGACCGAGACTATGCATCCCCACAGAGTCGAAGGCTTCTGGAGGCCTTTGCCGCCCAGACCACCCTTGCCATTGAACGGGTCCGGCTTGTCAAGCAGGCCGAACAGTCCGAAATCCTCCAGGCCCGGGAAAGTCTGGAGCGGGCGCTTCTCAATTCCGTTTCCCACGATTTGCGTACTCCGCTTGTGTCCATAACCGGGGCCCTGGGTACGATCCGGGATAAGGGGGAGCAGCTCAATGCTGAAGCCCGGAAGGAACTCCTTGACGCCGCCTGGGAAGAGGCAGCCAGACTGAATCGCTTTGTGGGAAACCTGCTGGACATGACCCGCCTGGAAGCAGGCGCGATCAAGCTGAAGGAGGAACCCTGCGACGTACAGGATGTTGTCGGTTGCGCCCTTGCAGCCCTCGAAAAACAACTCGGCAGTAGAAGAATCGATGTGCGTCTGCAGTCCGGACTGCCACTGGTCAAAATGGACATGGCCCTGATGACACAGGTGCTGGTGAACCTGCTCGATAATGCATTGAAATATTCGCCTCCTGAAAGTAGCATTGAGATCGCTGCCAGGGTAGATGGTCCCCTGCTTAAGATAGAGGTCTCCGATCGCGGCCCTGGTGTTCCGGATTCCGACCTGAAAAGGATTTTCGACAAGTTCTATCGTATTCCCGTCCCCGAAGGCGCCCGCGGGACCGGGCTGGGCCTGTCGATTTGCAGAGCAATTGTCGAAGTGCATGGAGGGACTATCCGAGCCGAAAACCGAGCTGAAGGCGGACTACGGGTAATAATAACGTTAACCGTTAACCATTGA
- a CDS encoding response regulator, producing MPNEKQNTNLPRILVVDDEVAIQRFLRTVLDTGEFSLHQAENGHAALVAVAAVRPDIILLDLGLPDINGVEVIRRIREWSPVPIIVLSVREREDDKVEALDAGADDYLTKPFGVAELLARIRVALRRSLQQAPEPVFRIDDLEVDLTRRRVLVYGEEIQLTPTEYELLRLLVVHAGKVLTHRQILRQIWGVTYIEQPHVLRVNISNLRHKIEKDPSRPRYILTEPGVGYRLRVDS from the coding sequence ATGCCGAACGAAAAGCAAAATACCAACCTGCCTCGCATCCTTGTAGTTGATGACGAGGTGGCCATCCAACGTTTTTTGCGTACCGTTTTGGACACCGGGGAGTTCTCCCTGCATCAGGCGGAGAACGGTCATGCTGCGCTGGTAGCAGTCGCTGCGGTCAGGCCGGATATCATTCTCCTTGATTTAGGGTTGCCGGACATCAATGGCGTCGAAGTGATAAGGCGGATACGGGAGTGGTCACCCGTCCCGATCATCGTACTTTCGGTGCGGGAACGGGAGGATGACAAAGTAGAAGCACTGGATGCCGGCGCGGATGATTACCTGACCAAGCCGTTTGGAGTTGCCGAACTTCTGGCTCGGATTCGGGTTGCTCTGCGACGTTCCTTGCAGCAGGCCCCAGAACCTGTCTTCAGAATTGATGATCTCGAGGTTGACCTGACACGCCGGCGGGTGTTGGTATATGGTGAGGAAATACAATTAACCCCAACTGAATACGAACTGCTGCGCCTGCTGGTGGTACATGCGGGGAAGGTCCTGACCCACCGCCAAATCCTCAGGCAGATCTGGGGTGTTACCTACATTGAGCAACCTCACGTACTGAGGGTTAATATCAGCAACCTGCGTCACAAGATTGAAAAGGACCCGTCTCGCCCCCGATATATCCTGACCGAACCAGGAGTAGGATATCGGCTGCGGGTGGATTCTTGA
- the bioB gene encoding biotin synthase BioB produces the protein MALKDIKKKIEENTPLTPDDGLRLAYFMVGGKGASLLSLARDIQRQFHGPAIELCAIVNAKSGACPHNCSFCAQSSHHRSPIKAYPLRQPKGLLEAAQAAQKSGAHRFSIVTSGAKVSKGELLVVCEAIRLIKQKTTLLPCASLGKITLDEALLLKEAGLVRYHHNLETNRDFYPRVCTTQSYEDRLSTIHIAREAGLDICVGGILGLGESVQDRIKFALEIKHLNPDSIPLNFLDPRPGTPLETQPLLTPDEVIMTIALFRIIIPDVPIRLAGGRAKVLGDQQTAAIKAGVNGLMIGDYLTTKGAEIQADHEMIASLNLKPSIIKQGVRACN, from the coding sequence ATGGCACTAAAGGATATTAAGAAAAAGATTGAAGAGAACACCCCCCTCACCCCTGACGACGGCCTTCGGCTTGCATATTTTATGGTCGGCGGTAAGGGCGCAAGTCTGCTTTCCCTGGCCAGGGATATACAAAGACAATTTCACGGCCCGGCTATCGAACTTTGTGCCATCGTCAATGCCAAATCCGGCGCCTGTCCGCATAATTGTTCCTTTTGCGCCCAATCGAGTCATCACCGAAGCCCTATTAAGGCCTATCCTCTTCGCCAACCCAAGGGTCTCTTAGAAGCAGCTCAGGCAGCGCAAAAATCCGGGGCGCATCGCTTTTCCATAGTGACGAGCGGAGCCAAGGTATCTAAAGGAGAACTCCTTGTAGTCTGTGAGGCAATTCGCCTGATTAAGCAGAAAACAACACTTTTGCCTTGCGCTTCGCTGGGGAAAATCACTCTCGATGAAGCCCTTTTATTAAAGGAGGCCGGGTTGGTGCGCTACCATCATAATCTGGAAACGAACCGCGATTTTTATCCCAGGGTCTGTACCACTCAGAGTTATGAAGATCGCTTATCTACGATTCATATAGCCAGGGAGGCTGGTCTGGACATCTGTGTTGGGGGAATACTGGGACTAGGAGAGTCCGTTCAGGATCGAATTAAATTCGCGTTGGAGATAAAACACCTCAACCCCGATTCCATCCCGCTTAATTTTCTTGATCCCCGCCCCGGGACTCCATTGGAGACTCAGCCTCTCCTTACACCGGATGAGGTCATAATGACCATCGCCCTTTTCCGTATTATAATCCCTGATGTTCCTATAAGACTGGCCGGAGGAAGGGCAAAAGTACTTGGCGATCAACAGACGGCAGCCATAAAAGCAGGGGTGAATGGACTCATGATCGGTGACTACCTGACGACAAAGGGAGCCGAAATACAGGCTGACCATGAGATGATCGCTTCGTTAAATCTGAAACCATCTATAATTAAGCAGGGTGTCCGTGCCTGTAACTAA